The following proteins are co-located in the Triticum aestivum cultivar Chinese Spring chromosome 1A, IWGSC CS RefSeq v2.1, whole genome shotgun sequence genome:
- the LOC123062367 gene encoding protein BREAST CANCER SUSCEPTIBILITY 1 homolog, translated as MADMGSLEKMGRELKCPICLSLLRSAVSVTCNHIFCNHCLTESMKSSSTCPVCKVPFRRREIRPAPHMDNLVGILKSMEAASGSNVVSTQVTPAAQVADGSKHANSEKKSKRSQKSTVQKKKISSEKKANKTKSAVASASGPTKKPSFSTNKRIHVTPFPESETPMRPQKIMKSQGTTDKLNGDAQEGKDKASASDKLEGFSLSPFFWLREREDAEGGTLETLSEPPSLATPLRHNAPCFSDIKDSDAGTPPNTTPNSKAVVPDAFDSEIFEWSQRPCSPELRSTPRKKQGKFEDILDHIAEKDDEEDIQLGGSFDESGHTHNAAQPVKRKKGKKARGGNSRKTKLLEVITKEADANQQDSNITKSLAAKSCEENSSAIEKNTSSRRNKAGNNINLFPCSDDNSMGTFHPRENSLEIEVHDGHLSERSQKKEKSGQQKKCARKLGTTGKSTVETTESNSEPRSKRVRKMPDSVNAEKIGVTDVSRNETEMPLLHSFMKSCTQHKLLDGRSKRSSKKSKFSEGTNSQIGLDSMKSNITANTSSILLGRCQSSEAIRAAPSPMDASVKNKCAKSIKQTDCSEMKNFGKLQACTGNTFLKKCDDTVSKVFCAFCQSADITEESGEMVHYHNGKQVPVEFGGGANVIHSHKNCMEWAPDVYFEDDSVFNLTPELTRSKRIKCACCGVKGAALGCFDKSCRKSFHFTCAKLIPECRWDNENFVMLCPLHQSSKLPKEVSEPQKQSKRITAPKCPSQVRSSQACSNNWKWPSGSPQKWVLCCSALSAAEKGVVTEFAKLAGVPISKSWSPSVTHVIASTDPSGACKRTLKFLMAILNGKWIVSIDWVKACMESMEPADEQKFEVTTDVHGVSEGPKLGRQRAINKQPKLFNGMQFYLHGDYTVTYRGFLQDLVVAAGGTVLHRKPVSRDQQKLLDDRSSVFVVYSVENQGKAKLGDNDNDRRRQADEAQALAFASGGEAVSSAWIIDSVAACKLQPL; from the exons ATGGCGGACATGGGCAGCCTCGAGAAGATGGGACGGGAGCTCAAGTGCCCCATCTG CCTGAGCCTGCTCAGATCGGCGGTGTCCGTCACCTGCAACCACATCTTCTGCAA CCACTGCCTCACGGAGTCGATGAAGTCCTCCTCCACCTGCCCTGTGTGCAAGGTGCCGTTCCGCCGAAGAG AAATCCGGCCAGCACCACACATGGACAATCTGGTCGGCATTTTGAAGAGCATGGAGGCTGCATCAGGAAGTAATGTTGTCTCAACACAGGTGACTCCTGCGGCACAAGTTGCAG ATGGATCAAAGCATGCCAACAGCGAGAAAAAGTCTAAAAGGTCACAAAAATCAACAGTGCAAAAGAAGAAGATATCATCCGAGAAGAAAGCAAACAAAACAAAGTCTGCTGTGGCTTCTGCATCTGGTCCTACTAAAAAGCCTTCTTTCTCTACGAACAAGAGAATACATGTGACACCATTCCCTGAATCTGAGACACCAATGAGACCTCAGAAGATTATGAAGTCTCAAGGGACAACAGATAAATTGAATGGTGATGCTCAAGAAGGCAAAGATAAAGCATCAGCCTCTGATAAACTGGAAGGTTTCTCATTGTCACCCTTTTTTTGGTTAAGGGAAAGAGAGGATGCAGAAGGCGGCACTCTTGAAACGTTAAGTGAACCACCCTCATTGGCCACGCCCTTGCGTCACAATGCACCTTGTTTTAGTGACATTAAAGATTCTGATGCTGGAACCCCTCCTAACACGACTCCAAAT AGCAAAGCTGTGGTTCCAGATGCCTTCGATAGTGAAATCTTTGAATGGTCCCAGAGGCCTTGCTCTCCAGAGCTGCGTTCTACTCCACGGAAAAAGCAG GGTAAATTTGAGGATATATTAGATCACATAGCAGAGAAAGATGACGAGGAAGATATACAGCTTGGTGGTTCATTCGATGAGTCAGGTCATACACATAATGCAGCTCAGCCTGTcaagaggaagaaggggaagaaggcaaGAGGTGGGAACAGCAGGAAGACAAAGTTGCTGGAGGTCATCACAAAAGAAGCTGATGCCAACCAACAAGATTCAAATATCACTAAAAGTCTTGCCGCAAAGTCATGCGAAGAAAACAGCAGTGCTATAGAGAAGAATACTTCAAGTAGAAGAAACAAGGCTGGTAACAACATCAATCTATTTCCCTGTTCTGATGATAACTCCATGGGGACATTTCACCCTCGAGAAAATAGTTTGGAGATTGAAGTACATGATGGACACCTCTCGGAAAGATCTCAGAAGAAGGAGAAAAGTGGTCAACAGAAGAAATGTGCAAGGAAGCTGGGAACAACAGGGAAGAGTACAGTTGAGACTACAGAGAGTAATTCTGAGCCAAGAAGTAAGCGAGTTAGAAAAATGCCTGACAGTGTCAATGCTGAAAAGATAGGAGTTACTGATGTCTCTAGAAATGAAACAGAAATGCCATTACTCCACAGCTTCATGAAAAGTTGCACCCAGCACAAACTTTTGGATGGTAGAAGTAAAAGGAGCAGCAAAAAGAGCAAGTTCAGTGAAGGAACGAATAGTCAGATAGGGCTTGATAGCATGAAATCAAACATCACTGCAAATACATCAAGCATTTTACTTGGTAGATGCCAAAGTAGTGAGGCAATACGTGCAGCTCCTTCACCAATGGATGCTTCAGTTAAGAATAAATGTGCAAAAAGTATCAAACAAACAGATTGTTCAGAAATGAAAAACTTTGGAAAGCTCCAAGCTTGCACTGGTAATACTTTCCTGAAGAAATGTGATGACACTGTCTCTAAGGTTTTCTGTGCTTTCTGCCAGTCTGCTGATATCACAGAG GAGTCTGGAGAGATGGTTCACTACCATAATGGAAAACAAGTCCCTGTAGAATTTGGTGGAGGGGCTAATGTCATACATTCTCACAAGAACTGCATGGAGTG GGCTCCAGATGTCTACTTTGAAGATGACTCAGTGTTTAATCTTACGCCCGAGTTAACTAGAAGCAAAAGGATCAAATGTGCTTGCTGCGGAGTTAAAGGTGCGGCACTTGGTTGCTTTGACAAGAGTTGTCGCAAAAGCTTCCACTTCACATGTGCTAAATTGATCCCAGAATGCAGATGGGATAAT GAAAACTTTGTGATGCTATGCCCTTTGCATCAGTCTTCCAAGTTGCCAAAGGAAGTTTCTGAGCCACAAAAGCAATCCAAAAGGATAACAGCACCAAAATG TCCATCTCAAGTAAGATCTAGCCAAGCTTGCAGCAATAACTGGAAATGGCCATCAGGATCACCACAAAAGTGGGTTCTCTGCTGTTCAGCTCTTTCTGCTGCTGAGAAG GGCGTCGTAACAGAATTTGCGAAATTAGCTGGTGTGCCTATTTCCAAGAGCTGGAGCCCCAGCGTTACCCATGTCATTGCATCAACTGACCCCTCTGGCGCTTGCAAGCGCACACTGAAGTTTCTGATGGCAATCTTGAACGGCAAATGGATCGTCTCCATTGATT GGGTTAAGGCTTGCATGGAAAGCATGGAACCTGCTGATGAGCAGAAATTTGAGGTCACCACCGATGTTCATGGCGTCAGTGAGGGTCCGAAGTTAGGAAGACAGAGAGCAATCAACAAG CAACCCAAGTTGTTCAACGGCATGCAGTTCTACCTCCATGGGGACTACACCGTGACCTACAGGGGCTTCCTGCAGGACCTGGTGGTTGCGGCAGGCGGCACGGTTCTGCACCGGAAGCCTGTCTCAAGGGACCAGCAGAAGCTGCTTGATGACCGCTCCTCTGTTTTCGTCGTGTACAGTGTTGAGAACCAGGGGAAGGCGAAACTCGGCGACAATGACAATGATCGCCGCAGGCAGGCTGATGAAGCCCAGGCCCTGGCATTCGCCTCTGGTGGTGAAGCCGTGAGCAGCGCCTGGATAATCGACTCTGTTGCAGCTTGCAAGCTGCAACCTCTGTGA